The following proteins are co-located in the Microbulbifer sp. VAAF005 genome:
- a CDS encoding tetratricopeptide repeat protein codes for MKTVRLNQIIHILFLLTILSESISASQLRDTLDNTTTTHQGSRKAQEAYNSLEQGTATAETFYWLGVSNLYGKNGIPQNSTKGIQFISDAVYLGSSKAELHLAELYFDGVLTEKNCGYAIQTLTNLASNGNAKAQVKLASAYGLGLCVKQNRSLSRDYLEKALKSDSASAHSLAGVEYFFGNLYPKNLKKAFKHFERATALGSCDAAGNLSAMYDNGLYVPIDIEKSFLILQRAVDLGCPTLFDELGNYYIRGRHVEQNNEKAFELYQMATDRGDLSGQVQLAYMYINGQAPYRSTSKGLDLLIDAAGKGHDEAATELGILYQTGVIPRDYEQAIYWLKEGIKYNDPRALYNLGLHYEYGYGTSINLSKAHHYYNLSLAQNFEMAILQQAYWNAVGKHHPKDLLKAKSIYEKYMNHENGFLELSYALFLMCTPSPFKDVQYAATLIKSRKANKSQFFPYIDFVESALDAEKGNFSKAIQTLQRLLEFDLLPHEKREIQHYINLYRNQYKCSLFKE; via the coding sequence ATGAAAACTGTTAGGCTGAATCAAATTATACATATATTATTCTTACTAACCATATTAAGCGAATCAATTTCAGCTTCGCAACTTAGAGATACCCTGGATAACACGACCACAACACATCAGGGATCAAGAAAGGCCCAAGAAGCTTATAATTCTCTCGAGCAGGGAACTGCTACTGCAGAGACTTTCTATTGGCTAGGGGTATCCAACCTCTACGGCAAAAATGGCATCCCACAAAATTCCACCAAAGGTATCCAGTTTATATCTGATGCAGTATATCTTGGCTCCTCTAAAGCAGAGTTACATCTAGCCGAACTATATTTTGATGGCGTACTTACTGAGAAAAATTGCGGTTATGCTATTCAAACATTAACAAATCTAGCAAGCAATGGAAACGCCAAGGCCCAGGTTAAGCTGGCAAGTGCTTACGGGCTTGGACTCTGCGTAAAGCAAAACCGTTCTCTCTCAAGAGATTATCTTGAGAAAGCCCTAAAGTCTGACAGTGCCAGCGCTCACTCCCTAGCAGGTGTTGAGTACTTCTTTGGTAATCTTTATCCCAAAAATCTAAAAAAAGCATTTAAACACTTTGAGAGAGCTACAGCCCTGGGAAGCTGTGATGCTGCAGGCAACTTATCTGCCATGTACGATAATGGACTATATGTACCAATTGACATTGAAAAATCTTTTTTGATATTACAGAGGGCTGTAGATTTAGGATGCCCAACTCTATTCGATGAACTTGGTAATTATTACATTAGAGGAAGGCATGTAGAGCAAAACAATGAGAAAGCCTTTGAACTTTATCAAATGGCTACAGATCGCGGAGATCTGTCTGGCCAGGTTCAACTAGCATATATGTATATTAATGGGCAGGCACCGTATCGATCCACTTCTAAGGGCTTAGACCTGCTTATTGATGCCGCAGGAAAAGGTCACGATGAAGCCGCTACTGAGCTAGGAATTTTATATCAAACAGGCGTAATACCCCGCGATTATGAGCAAGCAATTTACTGGCTAAAGGAAGGCATTAAGTACAACGACCCAAGAGCTCTATACAACTTAGGTCTGCACTATGAGTATGGATATGGAACTTCGATAAACCTTTCAAAAGCACATCACTATTACAATTTGTCACTAGCCCAAAATTTTGAAATGGCTATTTTGCAGCAAGCATATTGGAATGCAGTAGGAAAGCACCACCCGAAAGATCTTTTAAAGGCAAAGAGTATATATGAAAAATATATGAATCATGAAAATGGATTTTTAGAATTAAGTTATGCTTTATTTCTAATGTGTACTCCCTCCCCCTTTAAGGATGTACAATACGCCGCCACCTTAATCAAGAGTAGAAAGGCCAACAAAAGTCAGTTCTTTCCATATATCGATTTTGTTGAGTCTGCCTTAGATGCTGAAAAAGGTAATTTTTCAAAAGCCATCCAAACGTTACAAAGACTACTCGAGTTTGATTTGTTACCACACGAAAAAAGGGAAATCCAACATTACATAAACCTATATAGGAACCAATATAAGTGTAGTTTATTCAAAGAGTGA
- a CDS encoding redoxin domain-containing protein has product MSNIKLAAGIDFPAIEVKRLGGGELVLGKPEGSFPWQMVVVYRGKHCPLCTKYLRVLSVLLPRYHAEGIDVVAVSSDTKEKASLHMETIQPGFTIGYDLSIPQMQQLGLYISKPRSPEETDRPFAEPGVFVINESGSLQVVDISNAPFARPDLQTLLVGIEFIRNPENNYPVRGTY; this is encoded by the coding sequence ATGAGCAATATAAAGCTTGCTGCTGGTATCGATTTTCCTGCAATAGAAGTAAAGCGACTTGGTGGAGGTGAGTTGGTACTGGGGAAGCCTGAAGGTAGCTTCCCTTGGCAAATGGTAGTCGTTTACCGAGGTAAGCACTGCCCTCTTTGTACCAAGTATTTGCGTGTATTGAGTGTGCTACTACCCCGCTATCATGCGGAGGGTATAGACGTGGTCGCTGTCTCTTCTGATACAAAGGAAAAAGCTTCTCTGCATATGGAAACAATTCAGCCGGGATTTACTATCGGTTACGATTTATCAATACCCCAAATGCAGCAGCTTGGGCTCTATATTTCAAAGCCCCGCTCCCCTGAAGAAACAGATAGGCCCTTTGCTGAACCAGGTGTTTTTGTTATCAATGAATCTGGGAGCTTGCAGGTTGTAGATATTTCTAACGCGCCATTTGCAAGGCCAGATCTACAAACATTGTTGGTGGGCATTGAGTTTATTCGCAATCCAGAAAATAATTATCCGGTTCGAGGGACTTACTAG
- a CDS encoding ribonucleotide-diphosphate reductase subunit beta, whose amino-acid sequence MLSWDDIDTKPQQPEKATEPRPTPEAQAKSVQEPSASYTAAPASPAAQSGSTAVDAARAAVANMDPAPGLEELEMGAARIQVDEKRIINCRADLNQLVPFKYDWAWQKYLDGCANHWMPQEINMNKDVSMWKDPNGLTEDERRIVEYSLGYFSTADSLVANNLVLAIYRHITNPECRQYLLRQSFEEAIHTHAYQYCVESLGMDEGEVFNMYREVPAVAKKAAWSLSHTQAIGDPNFKTGTVESDQELLRNLIAFYAVTEGIFFYCGFSQILSMGRRNKMTGVAEQFQYILRDESMHLNFGIDVINQIKLENPHLWTAEFQQEVTQMILEGMELEVAYARDTMPRGVLGMNANMMEEYLQFIANRRLSQLGLKEQFPGAQNPFPWMSEIMDLRKEKNFFETRVIEYQTGGALQW is encoded by the coding sequence ATGCTGAGCTGGGACGACATCGACACCAAGCCCCAACAACCTGAAAAAGCAACCGAACCGCGACCGACGCCGGAGGCCCAGGCAAAATCCGTGCAGGAGCCCAGCGCTTCCTACACAGCCGCTCCGGCGTCGCCTGCGGCCCAAAGCGGCTCCACTGCCGTTGATGCCGCCCGTGCCGCAGTTGCTAATATGGACCCGGCTCCCGGCCTGGAAGAACTGGAAATGGGTGCGGCCCGTATCCAGGTAGATGAAAAGCGCATTATTAATTGCCGCGCTGACCTCAACCAGTTGGTTCCCTTTAAATACGACTGGGCCTGGCAAAAATACCTGGACGGCTGCGCCAACCACTGGATGCCCCAGGAAATCAACATGAACAAAGACGTGTCCATGTGGAAAGACCCCAACGGTCTGACCGAGGACGAGCGTCGCATCGTGGAATACTCTCTGGGCTATTTCTCCACCGCAGACTCCCTGGTTGCTAACAACCTGGTATTGGCGATCTACCGCCATATCACCAACCCTGAGTGCCGCCAGTACCTGCTGCGTCAGTCTTTTGAAGAAGCCATTCACACCCACGCCTACCAGTACTGTGTAGAGTCCCTGGGTATGGACGAAGGTGAAGTCTTCAATATGTACCGCGAAGTGCCAGCGGTTGCCAAAAAAGCGGCCTGGAGCCTGTCCCACACCCAGGCCATCGGTGATCCCAACTTCAAAACCGGCACCGTTGAATCCGACCAGGAGCTGCTGCGCAACCTGATCGCCTTCTACGCTGTCACTGAGGGTATTTTCTTCTACTGTGGCTTCAGCCAGATCCTGTCCATGGGTCGCCGTAACAAAATGACCGGTGTTGCCGAGCAGTTCCAGTACATCCTGCGCGACGAGTCTATGCACCTGAACTTCGGCATCGACGTCATCAACCAGATTAAGCTGGAAAATCCACACTTGTGGACAGCGGAATTCCAGCAGGAAGTGACCCAGATGATTCTCGAGGGTATGGAGCTTGAAGTAGCCTATGCCCGCGACACTATGCCCCGCGGCGTACTCGGCATGAATGCGAATATGATGGAGGAGTACCTCCAGTTTATCGCCAACCGCCGCCTTAGCCAGCTGGGCCTGAAAGAGCAGTTCCCTGGCGCTCAGAACCCATTCCCGTGGATGTCTGAAATTATGGACCTGCGCAAAGAGAAAAACTTCTTTGAAACCCGCGTTATCGAATACCAAACCGGCGGCGCACTGCAGTGGTAA
- a CDS encoding alpha/beta hydrolase-fold protein, translated as MKKPLIRFLSTLLAAGLLSGCPANHQSNSSPESHSQPLEFLPALNGDYFKLDSAIIGRPYHIYTRLPEGYNPNEDTTYPVIYLLDGDSLFPILATNHLFMHYDDYAPEAIIVGIAYGSFKPEINHRSFDFSLPGDSDTLKYGGAAQFLNFLEQELLPVVESRYAVNPQQRVLFGQSRGGYFVLYTAFSKPDLFQGLIASNATFLPQQEFFYREPVQATREDLTLVVTSGSKDMPNLRNDALSWHKHWKERGNTPWRIAFTTIPYGTHAANSTDSYRFGIHEIFAEEIEISRMKAENNLQVIEDH; from the coding sequence ATGAAAAAGCCCCTTATTCGTTTTCTATCAACGCTATTAGCAGCCGGACTGCTAAGTGGCTGCCCTGCTAACCACCAAAGTAACTCTTCCCCTGAAAGTCATTCCCAGCCTCTTGAGTTTTTGCCTGCCCTGAATGGGGACTACTTTAAGCTGGATTCAGCGATTATTGGGCGCCCCTACCATATCTATACTCGCCTGCCAGAGGGCTATAATCCAAACGAGGATACAACTTACCCGGTCATTTATCTCCTTGATGGGGATTCCCTATTCCCAATTTTGGCTACTAATCACCTGTTTATGCATTACGACGATTACGCCCCCGAGGCGATTATTGTAGGTATTGCTTACGGCTCATTTAAACCCGAGATCAATCATCGCAGTTTTGACTTTTCTCTACCCGGTGACAGTGACACACTTAAGTATGGCGGTGCGGCGCAGTTTCTCAACTTTCTAGAGCAGGAGCTCTTGCCAGTAGTTGAAAGCCGCTACGCGGTAAACCCTCAGCAACGGGTTCTCTTCGGTCAAAGTCGAGGGGGATATTTTGTGCTTTACACGGCATTTTCTAAGCCCGACTTATTTCAAGGCTTGATAGCTAGTAACGCCACCTTCCTACCACAACAGGAATTTTTCTACAGGGAACCTGTGCAAGCGACAAGAGAGGATCTGACTCTGGTAGTAACCAGCGGCTCTAAAGATATGCCAAACCTGCGCAATGATGCACTCTCTTGGCATAAGCACTGGAAAGAACGAGGAAACACTCCCTGGCGCATTGCATTTACAACGATTCCATACGGTACCCATGCGGCAAATAGTACTGACAGTTACCGTTTCGGCATCCATGAGATTTTTGCGGAAGAGATCGAAATATCTCGTATGAAAGCAGAGAACAATTTGCAAGTGATAGAGGATCACTAG
- a CDS encoding class I SAM-dependent methyltransferase: MIDSKTFWDKTAARYEKSPIRDLDAYKRKLAITQGYFKSNWSVLEFGCGTGSTAIQHSPYVNNITATDISDKMLEIAKQKTIDASIKNIIFQQGTLDTLKLTNESFNAILGLNILHLLQDIDTAIARTYELLKPGGIFISSTVLLKNSNWRLILPIMQFLKLAPYVNPLDKQDLSNKLTQAGFSIEKEWQPGKGSVFFVAKKQVSPNKTSP; the protein is encoded by the coding sequence GTGATAGATTCAAAAACATTTTGGGACAAAACTGCAGCCCGATACGAGAAAAGCCCAATAAGAGATTTAGATGCCTACAAAAGGAAACTGGCTATAACACAAGGGTATTTTAAATCAAACTGGTCTGTACTTGAGTTTGGATGTGGTACCGGCAGCACAGCAATTCAGCATTCACCATATGTGAACAACATTACTGCTACCGACATCTCTGATAAGATGCTGGAAATTGCCAAACAAAAAACGATAGATGCCTCAATAAAAAATATTATATTTCAGCAAGGAACGTTAGATACACTGAAGCTTACCAATGAGAGTTTTAATGCCATTTTAGGATTAAATATCCTACATCTACTGCAAGATATAGATACAGCAATAGCTAGAACCTATGAACTATTAAAGCCTGGAGGTATATTTATTTCTAGCACAGTGTTACTCAAAAACAGCAATTGGAGACTTATATTGCCCATTATGCAGTTCTTAAAGTTAGCCCCTTATGTTAATCCACTTGACAAGCAAGACTTATCAAATAAACTCACTCAAGCTGGGTTTAGCATTGAAAAAGAGTGGCAGCCAGGAAAAGGGTCAGTATTTTTTGTTGCGAAAAAACAAGTCTCACCCAATAAAACATCACCTTAA
- a CDS encoding DUF2750 domain-containing protein, with product MSTPDLSEITNLSCEDRYEYFLSIAGEEREIWILIDSQNCFLKIHTDEDGGFEYLPVWPSAEFAQAYAENETGLTPKSIPLPQFLKKWLSGLKGDDIEIGVFPAPDKSVWITDSEELGDDLREELNQF from the coding sequence ATGAGCACCCCAGATTTAAGTGAAATAACTAATCTCAGCTGTGAAGATCGCTACGAGTATTTTCTGAGCATAGCCGGAGAAGAGCGGGAGATCTGGATACTGATCGATAGCCAAAATTGCTTTCTTAAAATACACACCGATGAAGATGGTGGCTTTGAATATCTGCCAGTATGGCCAAGCGCTGAATTTGCCCAAGCCTATGCTGAGAATGAAACGGGCCTCACCCCTAAAAGCATTCCCTTACCACAGTTTTTAAAGAAGTGGCTTTCCGGCTTAAAAGGTGACGACATTGAAATAGGTGTATTTCCTGCGCCGGACAAAAGCGTATGGATTACCGACTCAGAAGAATTAGGGGATGACCTACGTGAAGAACTAAATCAATTTTAA